The following proteins are co-located in the Candidatus Competibacteraceae bacterium genome:
- a CDS encoding protease inhibitor I42 family protein: protein MPLTPKPRLFLLARLTSALLALAVLLVVGCASKPDSEAPAIPAGTREDGVLVLTRVDDQRTAEVRVGEQIRVRLPESHGTGYVWAIDETNRQLLALDGTDFEDSTEGFIGARGMRTFTFTARQPGEVVLKLKHWRLWEGDGSVTERFSVTLRIQEE from the coding sequence ATGCCCTTAACGCCTAAACCGCGCCTTTTCCTCCTCGCGCGTCTCACGTCAGCGCTACTGGCACTGGCCGTGCTGCTGGTGGTCGGCTGCGCCTCCAAACCCGACAGTGAAGCCCCGGCCATCCCTGCCGGCACGCGGGAGGACGGCGTGCTGGTACTCACCCGCGTCGATGACCAGCGCACCGCCGAAGTCCGGGTTGGGGAACAAATCAGGGTGCGCTTGCCGGAAAGCCACGGCACCGGTTATGTCTGGGCCATCGATGAAACCAATCGACAATTGCTGGCGCTGGACGGCACTGACTTCGAAGACTCAACAGAGGGTTTCATCGGAGCGCGCGGCATGCGCACCTTCACCTTTACCGCCCGCCAACCCGGCGAGGTTGTTCTCAAGCTCAAGCACTGGCGGCTTTGGGAAGGCGACGGCTCGGTGACCGAACGGTTCAGCGTTACCCTGCGCATTCAGGAAGAATAG
- a CDS encoding DUF1134 domain-containing protein, with protein MMKNICKITGHTLLATTLLVGSLALAADVKQPVGKVSIEEKQFGLILGGSTGSGTLTFHGKKYPFKLKGLSAGLNVGVSKMSAVGEVYDLRKTAQFPGTFTKFEASVALGGGVGGLRLQNENGVIMNLRSRTKGLDLNLGNVTGITVTME; from the coding sequence ATGATGAAGAATATTTGCAAAATAACCGGTCACACCCTGCTGGCCACGACGCTCTTGGTGGGTAGTCTGGCGTTGGCGGCGGATGTGAAACAGCCGGTCGGCAAGGTCTCGATTGAAGAGAAACAATTCGGATTAATTCTGGGCGGTAGCACCGGCAGCGGGACGCTGACGTTCCACGGCAAGAAATATCCGTTCAAGCTCAAGGGCCTGAGCGCCGGCCTCAACGTGGGTGTTTCGAAGATGAGCGCCGTCGGTGAAGTGTACGATCTGCGGAAGACTGCCCAATTCCCCGGCACCTTCACCAAGTTCGAAGCGAGCGTCGCCTTGGGCGGTGGCGTGGGTGGCCTGCGCTTGCAGAACGAAAACGGGGTGATTATGAACCTTCGCTCGCGAACCAAGGGATTGGATCTCAATCTCGGCAACGTGACCGGCATTACAGTCACGATGGAGTAG
- a CDS encoding DEAD/DEAH box helicase, with product MPFASLGLVDDLARTVAARGYTTPTPIQSQAIPVILAGRDLLAAAQTGTGKTAAFTLPLLQRLQTRPETRMPAGRPRALVLAPTRELAAQVADSVRVYGRHIAPRTALVVGGVSMKPQLDALRRGVDVLVATPGRLLDHLSQKTVSLAGVEILVLDEADRMLDLGFLPAIRRLLALLPRQRQTLLFSATFADPIRQLAGDFLREPVVIDVAPRNAPADLVEQQVHPVEQTDKAALLGRLLSAGERDATLVFTRTKHGADRLSRQLEREGIRTAALHGNKSQSARTRALDDFKQGRIQVLVATDIAARGLDIVQLPRVVNYELPHVPEDYVHRIGRTGRAGRAGLAISLVSEDEMSRLHAIQRLLGRKLPSSVVEGFEPSAAKRSRAPAASPAGARHHHAHRAAGAAPAGERPAHRPARPETAAHDASRRRNKAHHQTRRVATTGDRA from the coding sequence ATGCCGTTTGCTTCTCTTGGCCTGGTCGACGACCTGGCGCGCACCGTTGCTGCCCGCGGTTACACCACGCCAACCCCCATTCAATCTCAAGCGATTCCCGTCATTCTGGCGGGGCGCGACCTGCTCGCCGCCGCTCAGACCGGTACCGGCAAGACCGCCGCGTTCACCCTGCCGTTGTTGCAGCGCCTGCAAACTCGCCCCGAAACACGGATGCCAGCCGGCCGGCCGCGCGCCCTGGTGTTGGCCCCAACCCGCGAACTGGCCGCCCAGGTTGCCGATAGCGTGCGCGTCTACGGCCGCCATATCGCGCCTCGTACCGCGCTGGTGGTCGGCGGCGTCAGCATGAAACCACAGTTGGACGCGCTGCGGCGCGGGGTGGATGTTCTGGTGGCCACGCCGGGGCGGCTGCTGGACCACCTGAGTCAGAAGACCGTCAGCCTGGCCGGTGTCGAAATTCTGGTGCTGGACGAGGCCGACCGGATGTTGGATCTGGGCTTCCTGCCCGCGATCCGTCGCCTGCTGGCGCTATTGCCCCGGCAGCGGCAAACGCTGTTGTTTTCGGCCACCTTCGCCGATCCGATCCGCCAGTTGGCCGGCGATTTCCTGCGCGAGCCGGTGGTGATCGACGTGGCTCCGCGCAACGCGCCCGCCGACCTGGTGGAGCAGCAGGTGCATCCGGTGGAGCAGACCGATAAAGCCGCGCTGCTTGGGCGCCTGCTGAGCGCCGGTGAGCGGGATGCGACCCTGGTGTTCACCCGCACCAAGCATGGCGCCGACCGACTGAGCCGCCAGCTCGAACGCGAAGGCATCCGCACCGCCGCCCTGCACGGTAACAAGAGCCAGTCGGCCCGCACCCGCGCCCTGGACGATTTCAAGCAGGGTCGGATTCAGGTGCTGGTCGCCACCGATATTGCCGCCCGTGGTCTGGACATCGTCCAGTTGCCGCGAGTGGTGAATTACGAATTGCCGCATGTGCCCGAGGACTACGTCCATCGCATCGGCCGCACCGGTCGTGCCGGCCGCGCCGGACTGGCGATCTCGCTGGTCAGCGAGGACGAGATGTCGCGTCTGCACGCCATTCAGCGGCTGCTGGGCCGTAAATTGCCGTCGTCGGTGGTCGAAGGGTTCGAGCCCAGCGCCGCGAAGCGGTCGCGGGCGCCGGCGGCATCCCCGGCCGGTGCGCGTCACCACCACGCCCACCGCGCCGCTGGGGCCGCGCCGGCCGGAGAACGACCCGCTCACCGGCCCGCTCGCCCGGAAACGGCGGCGCATGATGCGTCCCGGCGGCGAAATAAAGCTCACCATCAGACCCGGCGGGTCGCAACTACAGGAGACCGTGCATGA
- a CDS encoding RNA-binding protein, with the protein MKTVFIGNLPSDTTDQEVTDMFTAYGRVHGLRLTRDVFSGLCRGFGFVKMEGHEARAAISALNGQELRGQRLKVNEERAQGARGGRHR; encoded by the coding sequence ATGAAAACCGTCTTCATCGGTAATCTACCCTCGGATACCACCGATCAAGAAGTCACTGATATGTTTACAGCCTACGGGCGGGTTCACGGACTCCGGCTGACGCGGGATGTCTTTTCCGGCCTGTGCCGCGGTTTTGGCTTCGTCAAAATGGAAGGCCACGAGGCGCGCGCCGCGATCAGCGCGCTCAACGGCCAGGAACTGCGCGGCCAGCGCCTGAAGGTCAACGAGGAGCGGGCGCAGGGCGCGCGCGGCGGCCGCCACCGCTAG